ccataatgtaGCTCAGGTGCATTTAGCTAAAGCACCTCCATGGCCCCTAAACTCAAATAAAGTGTgcagcatttagggggatctactGGCTGAAACTAGGTACATACGAAGCCGGACCCcatttttctacagtagcccagaacggacaaatcaaacactggctctagatcCGGCTATATGTGTTTTTGCGTCGGCCATCGTTGTTCTCCTACATGTGGCACAAGGGAAAAGTTTCAATAGGTTGCGATTTGGGACCTCGCCACTAGATGGAGCCGGATCccacacactgcacctttaagctCAAGCccagataaccctgatgacatcactaggCCATCATTAGGGGTGTATTTTATCAAACTTTGGAGGTTTCCtttcagagccacagaagacatttacaactttattcaaagctgagtAGTACTCCTCATCACTAGTTAACTGACTTTTATGTAAactgtcatatatatatttatatatacatacacacaatgtatataACCTGTATGTATATGGGTTCATacttgatgtaaaaaaaatatatataaaaaaaaatatataaatatataataataaaaaaattaattaaaaaaaatgtgagtcGATTTCTTTGACTCACATGTTGTTCCATTAAGTCCTGTCTGTTTTGTCTCCTGGTCATCGAGGGTCTTTCTGTCATACAGGTCAAACTGCAGGTCACTAGCAAGTCCTTCCACACACTGCATGTCTTCATTGCACCTTCATTGTCTATGCTGCTGTATTGTGCAAAACTGCAAACAGATAAGATCTAACCTCACAAATTATTTTGCTGGAGGCGGGAAGcataaatattaatgtaaatCTCATTCCCTTCCCCCAACACGAACAGACAATGCACACAAGTACAGCTTACCTTAGATCTAGTGTTCCTCTGCAACGAGCTCAGCAGGACggatatcaaaataaataaaaggtctGACCTCATCTCTATGAAACTGTTCAGCGACTGCCTTCTGATGCAATGACTATAAAAGGTGTAAATTATGAGGTTAAGATCTTTAATTGAGGGCACTCATACATTTTAGAGCAGTTATTCATAAACGTTAAACCCAGGAaactatatctctctctctctatctctttacAAAATACATAGATTTTGTACTTATTTACAGGGAAGTGAGCAAACTATCacaaataaagcaaattaaTAGATACGTCCACTGATTAAACTTGagattttacacaaaataatatatattgcaTGCAAATGTATAACCATGACAACATGACATTTCAAGTATTACACCAGTTTCTTGTtggtaaaatgaaaaacaatatactATTAATggcatgcatttaaataatacTGTGTTCTGTAATACTGACTTCCCATTGGTAAACAGGTGATGTACAGTCCATGGTTGATTGcagatgtaaataaaatgtctgttgCACCTAACCTAAACCTTGTATGTGTTTTAATTGGCACAACAAAAAGTAAGATGATGAAAAGCAGCATATGCAGAAACTTTACCATCTATGGAAGCAACTGTGTCTTAAATGGCAGAAACCTGAACTAGATTCTGTTCATGAAGGAAAACCAGAGTTTACATGTATCAATCAGGGCTGTTTCCCTTTAATcgtcaaaaaggaaaaactccttTCAGAAACATCAATAACGctgaacagaacaaaaacaaaaaatgtccccAAATTCCCACTTTTAAACACTGATATTAGTGATAAAAGATAATATCTTAGTGCCCACCACCACCATAAACTGATGTACCCAAGGCAGTCATCATGCACTCAATTCGGGGCTGAATCATTGtgacaatatttattattccGACAGTTACAGAGAGGTGTGTTACATTTAGGGAGGTTCAAACTGCAGGTGATCCAATCTAAAAATATCATCACCAGATATATTTAGAACTAATTAAGTGTGTAGCGTTTCTTTACATTCATTAAAGGACGATCCTAGAAGTCATGATGGTAAACAAAAACACCTGATCCTTCAAATAATAATAGGGATACAAACAAAGCTTATTCATTTGCACACAAACCCgacattcttttttattaacgTCTCTGTAGTCTAAAATAGAGCATCTAAGAAATTAAACAGTGTTTAGTACGAGCCCTCCTAATTAAAAGTGCAGATATGATACGGGGGCGAGCTTTTCAGTGCGGAGAAATATCTGatgataagtgtgtgtgtgtgtgtgtgtgtgtgtgtgtgtgtgtgtgtgtgcgtgcgcgtgtgtgtgtgcatgtgtgtgtgtgcacattgcCCTCAGGTCCTGAAGAGCACAGCAGCGGTCACAGCTGTTAGAGCCACAGCAGCAACGGGCCCCCAGATGAACCACGGCTTCTAAAAACAAGTAGGCGACACAGAGATGGAAACATGAGCATGAAACagaccaccaccatcaccaccatcaccaacatcatcatGGGATCGCTGAAGCTTTGACAGAAGGAGCTTGCCATTTGAAACCGATGCAGTGCAAAAAGAGAAGGcgagtttaataaaaaaaaaaaaaaaaaaaaaaaaaagcagctctttCGGATAAAAGGAGGTCATCCAAGCAAACAGGGAGAAACAGTTGTTAAGCATTAGCCATCCAGACAAGACAAACAGATGTCAGATGTTGGAACTGTATGATTAGAGATGTTAGCCATCAATTtgtccccccctccctcccctccagaGGGAGACATTCTGGGGGAAATAGAGTCATGCATCTTAAAGACACTGGTGAGAATGAGAGATGTAGGCCGATTGGACCGGAGTAACGTGTACCTTTACTACCACAATGCACCGAAGCACCAAAACAGCACAGCCAGGATAAGGCCGATGACTACGGCTTGAACAGGCAGCAATGGGGACGTCTACGGAAGGGAAGGGATATATTACAGTAATCAAAGTGCAGCGGGATATATTTTTAGTCGGGCGTGGCTTTATTAATCAACCCCCCTCAGTCAGTAGTCTGTAATTGGTGTTTACACAAATCTCAGAGTGACACACAGCTGCCAAAGTGGATAAGTGGATGGGAGCAGGTGTGCTgctgtgataaaataaataaatcttatatCTTATAAAAAAAGCTCATgctccttaaaaaacaaatcaactgTTTGCCTTTTATGCAAAGCTATGatgctgctttcttttttttaaaacaatgcaattatttatatatgtatgtattttttgttagtGTGTGATGGACCAGCACTCACCTTCGTCCCTTTCTCCTTTAGCTCCTTCATGTTGGCTTTGCACTCCTCAAACTCGTCTGTCAGTGACTGCTTTTCCTGCTCAGCTTTCTCATATTTCTCCTTCAGGTCCGACAGCTCCGTCTTTGCCTCCTCGTACTGCATGAAgcaaattttaaattttattaatatataaaaaaatgtatagtcGGGGTACATTTGTCTAACAGCTCAACGTTATTATATAGAGCAACTTTCAAGGCGAGGAAACTATATTTATAGAGCACATTTCATTAGAGACACTCGAtgtgctttacatttaaaatataaaaaatgaaaaatacacaataaacacGAGGCCTATACAACAAAGTGGTgtaacaataaaagaaaagaaaataaaacaacatatttatgcCCAAAACCGATCCACAAATGCATTCACTTgatgctcaaacacagtcaaagttaaaggacaatgtttttctcatgttgaaatttttaatgtgaagatgtcggccatattatctggccagagtattttttttatttttgttgctgttttttacaTTCCTTGcttatgatgcaaaaaaaaaaaaaaaaatgcactacaggaatgtactactgtttttatttcgtttttcatgtgtttgttgtgttgcaaATTGGCTACAACTGAATTTGGTGTTCATCcatgtgttgcataatgacaacaTGGTTTGcttactctctcacacacacacccacatacacacacactttcatatGCCtgagtaaacacacatacaatcaTGCAGCCCAAAGTGCTCCACAGAGCGAGATTAAAACAGCACAGActgagtaaaataaaataaataaataacaaaagggGCCAAAGGTCTCCGATGTTGAGTATCAGTGATCGGTTTAGGGTGGTGACGGTTTCTCTCTCTAACAGAGACTCTACAGATGAGCAAAGGGAACTCAGGTTCCACAGGTTCCACTTTTCATTCAGCGGCTGACGGCGCCACACCACTTTGCGATGAATGACTTTTGTGGTTAACGATGATATCTCTTCTATTCTTGCTGCTATTCAACGGGGCCCCTCCTCTTTTGAGAGTCACAGCGGTGGCTAACCCGTTCCCATCCAGCCTGCTCAACCTGACTGGGAGCatagagcagagcagagcgcTGCTGCTGCCTACAGCGTTTGGACCGGAGGGGATGCTTTAGATGTCACAATTGTTGTACTGTTGTTTTCTGACAAAGAGGCTTAACTGTCACTTAGAGACAGTTTTAGTTAGTTAGACTTAGTATCGAAGAGTcatagagagctgcaggaatgagtcatGAACctagaaatgagtcagcattttagCACTTATGGTTCATTTctatgtcaattttttttttttgaatgggctagatgtctgaaataagatatgtggttaacacaagcttttaacatttctttctacgaAATAAAACAAGTCAGTAAATACCACACTCATTAATTTGGAAGTTTTCGCAAGTCTTAAAAAAGACAGTTGCTAACAGGAGGGCTAAATGAGACCACAAAAGGTCATAAACATGGTGTTCATTCGTAAAGATAATCTTGTCGAACAGATCGTGTAAGTAttataaacttgtgtttgccacagagcttatatTCTGCAATAATCAGACAGtctaatgaaaaataaaataaaaaatcacattgactttttgtcgagggaatcattgatgctaacttcctggttggcctacaaaaatacgtcatccctgcagcgcTCTACTCAGAGGAAGCCATTAAGGCAGTTCTGTTTCCTAGGCTCGGTAAATCCAGCATTGAAAAATCACAGAAGGTGATGGGTTCAGGGTCCGGATTTATCAGTCGTCTCTAAATATAAGATCAGTCCAAACTAGGCAGAAATTCTCAAATGGGACACATACTTGTCCCTACTGTTAGAGGACATCATCCTACTCTCCAGGTCAACAAAACAATCAGAGAGCTGCTGACTGTCTGATAgtcaacaaaatgttaaatgattGTGAGGTCGGCTGCaatatcaaactattcataTGGGCAAATAATTAACTAAAGCAACAAACGACACTACAATTTCCAGGTAAATAGCTGCCAGAGGCCCAGATGGACAGTTTAAGGTTCAGGGCCTGTAATTATCAAGTGAGTTAGAGTAGAAAGTCAGTCCTAAATGGAGAAGCAAATAAGCCTGTTTGGTGCTACTTTTTGGGATTGGAGAAACCCCTTTACAAGGTGATACATTCTAAATGGAGAGATACAATATCATCAAGACATACTGGTTATGTATATTTGATAGTTGATTTTTCATGtgtcattaaaatgtgatttttatttgcTATTCAAAGTCGAGACTGTCTGCTCCTTGTTCAGTGTGTATGTAGGAAGCTTCATAAACACTGTAACACCTCGTAAAGACCGGCCGTGAGAAGCAGCAGCACATCATCAAGCAGTCCTccgttttagtttttttacactGGATCTATTTTGCCGAGGtgccaagtgtttttttttcaattcacaatcatttacttgtgtgtgtataagtagACTTGAAGCTTTCTGGCAGTGCAGCTAATGTAGACAGCTGCACTGGTCACAACATCTGTTAGATCAGTCACATGattgaaaaatgacaacaagTGTAGATCAAAGTGTAACTGTCAGGTTTGAGGGCAGAAGTATTCTTAGCCCCAGAGATAATTGCTAGGAGAGATTCTGAGATGCCCGCTGCTTGTTATTCTGGTTCTGAGAACGTACCTCTCTCTGCAGAGCCTTGCTGTGGCTGTCGGCTTCCTCCAGCTGGGCTTGCAGCTTGCTGCTATCCTGCTGGTGCTGGAGCTGCATGGCCGCCTGCCTCTTCTCGAGCTCCTGCTGGGATCTCTCCAGGGCTTTGAGGCTGTCGCTCAGCTCCGCATTCTGGGCACGAGAGCTACCGGAAACAAGACAACACTGGGGTTCAATAGGTGGGGGATCACACGCAGAGGGGCATGTGGTATTCTGTGTGGAAAAACATGTTGGAGCAGAGTCAAGCAAACAAGACAGAGGGTGCTCGGAGGTTGGGGGGGTGAAGCTGAGCTGTTGGTGCACTGACCTGGCAAGCTCcttctccagctgctgctgtctctgcaaCGCCGCCTCCTTCTCGGAGCGCAGAGCCGCACATTCGCTCTGCAGGTTGCCCTTATCCTTCTGGTGGGTCTTGAGGAGTTCCTCCCTCTCAGACCTGAGGGACGCACACTCAGTTTGAAGGCCGCTCCTCTCCTTCTGGTGCTTATTCACGGTGTCTTGTTTTTCGGCTCGCAGGACAGCACACTCTGTCTGGAGGCTGTTATACTCTGCCTGCATGGACTGCAGCTCGCTGGCTGTGAAGAtagaaaaaggttttatgtaACATTGTTGAAGCAGATGCTCTTTTCTTAATTAGCTGCCAGATTAAGTTAAAATACATAGAATTCAATATTTCCTGTGTGCTTGGACAGACATTTGTGTCTCAACAAAAGAACCATATTTAAAAATCATGAGGATACTAATATTATCATCATATTTTTGTATCAGTGTATTTGCACCATGTTGCACCTTGTATTTCTGCAGTTTTCTGCCACTGCTTGCTCTGCTGCTGAAGGTCACGCTGGAGGTTCTCAATCTCCCGCTCGTATTTGTTGGCAGTCTGACGCCACTTGTCCAGATCCTTCGAGGCGGTTGCCAGGTTGGCCTGGACGGCGGCGGCGTCACGGTCCTGCTCAGCGGCGGCCGCCTCCAGGGCCCGTTTCAGCGCCTTCACCTCATCACGTGCACTCTGCAGCTCGGCGCTTGAACCGGAGGAGAGGTCCATCTGCTGTCTGAGAACGCCCGTTTCCTCCTGGAGCTGACGCAGCTGGCCTGTCCAAACCACGGAAGGTGTTCGGATTAGTGGACAGTTTCAGTAGGACAGACAGAACGTTCCaagccacaaaaacacaaacatgtaccTTGAAGATGTTTAATCTGTTTTGCAGATTCATCAGCTTGttgcttattttcttttctctcatccTGCAGGATACCTACAAAAGATGA
The sequence above is a segment of the Anoplopoma fimbria isolate UVic2021 breed Golden Eagle Sablefish chromosome 12, Afim_UVic_2022, whole genome shotgun sequence genome. Coding sequences within it:
- the slmapb gene encoding sarcolemma associated protein b isoform X1 yields the protein MDEKELSDPLNNVSVIKDDLSRSNMGSSGDSEKMIQHLNDELREAQEVANTEKHKWMELQGILQDERKENKQQADESAKQIKHLQGQLRQLQEETGVLRQQMDLSSGSSAELQSARDEVKALKRALEAAAAEQDRDAAAVQANLATASKDLDKWRQTANKYEREIENLQRDLQQQSKQWQKTAEIQASELQSMQAEYNSLQTECAVLRAEKQDTVNKHQKERSGLQTECASLRSEREELLKTHQKDKGNLQSECAALRSEKEAALQRQQQLEKELASSRAQNAELSDSLKALERSQQELEKRQAAMQLQHQQDSSKLQAQLEEADSHSKALQREYEEAKTELSDLKEKYEKAEQEKQSLTDEFEECKANMKELKEKGTKTSPLLPVQAVVIGLILAVLFWCFGALW
- the slmapb gene encoding sarcolemma associated protein b isoform X2; its protein translation is MDEKELSDPLNNVSVIKDDLSRSNMGSSGDSEKMIQHLNDELREAQEVANTEKHKWMELQGILQDERKENKQQADESAKQIKHLQGQLRQLQEETGVLRQQMDLSSGSSAELQSARDEVKALKRALEAAAAEQDRDAAAVQANLATASKDLDKWRQTANKYEREIENLQRDLQQQSKQWQKTAEIQASELQSMQAEYNSLQTECAVLRAEKQDTVNKHQKERSGLQTECASLRSEREELLKTHQKDKGNLQSECAALRSEKEAALQRQQQLEKELASSRAQNAELSDSLKALERSQQELEKRQAAMQLQHQQDSSKLQAQLEEADSHSKALQREYEEAKTELSDLKEKYEKAEQEKQSLTDEFEECKANMKELKEKGTKKPWFIWGPVAAVALTAVTAAVLFRT